Proteins from a genomic interval of Micromonospora sp. NBC_00389:
- a CDS encoding OmpL47-type beta-barrel domain-containing protein, with the protein MNGYPPPGRLPAGRLRKSIAAVATAALVWVTAGLVAVPASARPVDPQPSTTAAAPSPPRQLQAQVLTWTAGDNFLAYRSAPTTAVAGPTTLVFENSAATGNTTGMQHTLTFDTGNPAYNSDVDVNILADPTDANGGRWTVDVVLSPGTYRYFCAIPGHGGMTGLLVVTGGNSDTTPPTVAAAVTGERDGNGAYLGAATVTLSATDSGSGVSRVEYSLDGGTYGTYSAPVTVNQAGSHTLTYRATDQAGNTSTPQSVSFTVVEPPAPDTTPPTVTAAVTGQRDGTGAYVGTATVTLTAVDTESGVDRVEYSLDGGPYAGYSAPVTVSQPGQHTVSYRATDKAGNTSAAQSVSFTVVEPPKPDTTPPTASAALTGERDDSGAYVGSATVTLSATDTESGVDRVEYSLDGGPYAGYSAPVTVSQPGQHTLSYRATDKAGNTSAAQSVSFTVVRPPAPDTTPPTASAGVTGQRNDAGAYVGSATVTLSATDTESGVDRIEYALDGGAYAAYSAPVSVNQPGQHTVSYRATDKAGNTSAAQSVSFTVVEPPAQDTTPPTATAAVTGERNSAGAYVGSATVTISATDAGSGVDRIEYSLDGQPYAGYPAPVTVNQVGQHTVSYRATDKAGNTSAAQSVSFTVVDPPAPDTTPPTATATLSGQQDDTGAYLGSATITLTAADAGSGVDRIEYALDGGTYARYSAPVTVDQPGARTLSYRATDKAGNTSGAASVTFTVVASGPAACPVPDTRPTVWLGTVDSGVPNRVVADACTINNAIQDERAWPNHGQFVKHVIDVAEHLHHLGVIDHKEHGRLASAAARSGVGKSDDKSGYQPLLDTSAASFNRWEHVGAGGFTRHADGSITSRPVAGLGMLWLPTATYGDFSLKLQWRDDAPGDGRANSGVFVRFPDVHGHPAESRPEWVAIKYGHELQIYDRPDGDQYKSGSAYGFDRVDLAGARVTPKGTWNDYEIRVVGQHYSVYRNGELINEYVNTPEAAFSPPRADDPGGAGRQSARGYIGLQNHGTADVVSFRNVRIAPLSPCCPDGTPSASTSCC; encoded by the coding sequence ATGAACGGATACCCACCTCCCGGCCGGCTCCCGGCCGGCCGGTTGCGGAAATCGATCGCGGCCGTCGCCACGGCCGCCCTAGTGTGGGTGACCGCCGGGCTGGTGGCGGTGCCGGCGAGCGCGCGCCCGGTCGACCCGCAACCGTCGACCACCGCCGCCGCGCCGTCGCCGCCGCGCCAGTTGCAGGCCCAGGTGCTCACCTGGACCGCCGGTGACAACTTCCTCGCGTACCGCTCCGCCCCGACCACAGCGGTCGCCGGGCCGACGACGCTCGTCTTCGAGAACAGCGCCGCGACCGGCAACACCACCGGCATGCAGCACACCCTGACGTTCGACACCGGCAACCCGGCGTACAACAGCGACGTCGACGTGAACATCCTGGCCGATCCGACGGACGCCAACGGCGGCCGGTGGACCGTCGACGTGGTCCTCTCCCCAGGCACCTACCGCTACTTCTGCGCGATCCCCGGCCACGGCGGAATGACCGGGCTCCTGGTCGTCACCGGTGGCAACTCGGACACCACCCCGCCGACCGTGGCGGCCGCGGTCACCGGTGAGCGCGACGGCAACGGCGCCTACCTGGGCGCGGCGACGGTGACGCTGTCGGCGACCGACAGCGGATCGGGAGTGAGCCGGGTCGAGTACTCCCTGGACGGCGGGACCTACGGCACCTACTCGGCGCCGGTCACCGTGAACCAGGCGGGCTCGCACACGCTGACCTACCGGGCCACCGACCAGGCGGGCAACACCTCGACCCCGCAGTCGGTGTCGTTCACGGTGGTGGAGCCGCCGGCCCCGGACACCACCCCGCCGACCGTGACCGCCGCGGTCACCGGCCAGCGCGACGGCACCGGCGCGTACGTCGGCACCGCCACCGTCACCCTCACGGCTGTCGACACCGAGTCCGGTGTCGACCGGGTCGAGTACTCCCTGGACGGCGGGCCGTACGCCGGCTACTCGGCGCCGGTCACGGTGAGCCAGCCGGGTCAGCACACGGTGAGTTACCGGGCCACCGACAAGGCGGGGAACACCTCGGCCGCGCAGTCGGTGTCGTTCACCGTGGTCGAACCCCCGAAACCGGACACCACCCCACCCACCGCCTCGGCCGCGCTCACCGGTGAGCGCGACGACAGCGGGGCGTACGTGGGCTCGGCGACGGTGACCCTGTCGGCCACCGACACCGAGTCGGGCGTCGACCGGGTCGAGTACTCCCTCGACGGCGGGCCGTACGCCGGCTACTCGGCGCCGGTCACCGTGAGCCAGCCGGGTCAGCACACGCTGAGTTACCGGGCCACCGACAAGGCGGGCAACACCTCGGCCGCGCAGTCGGTGTCGTTCACCGTGGTGCGGCCGCCCGCGCCGGACACCACCCCGCCCACCGCCTCGGCCGGCGTGACCGGCCAGCGGAACGACGCCGGCGCGTACGTGGGGTCGGCGACGGTGACCTTGTCGGCCACCGACACCGAGTCGGGCGTCGACCGGATCGAGTACGCCCTCGACGGCGGCGCGTACGCCGCCTACTCGGCGCCGGTGAGCGTGAATCAGCCGGGCCAGCACACGGTGAGCTACCGGGCGACGGACAAGGCAGGGAACACCTCGGCCGCGCAGTCGGTGTCGTTCACGGTGGTGGAGCCGCCGGCCCAGGACACCACGCCGCCCACCGCGACCGCCGCGGTGACCGGCGAGCGGAACAGCGCCGGGGCGTACGTCGGGTCCGCCACGGTCACCATCTCGGCCACCGACGCGGGCAGCGGCGTGGACCGGATCGAGTACTCCCTCGACGGGCAGCCGTACGCCGGCTACCCGGCGCCGGTCACCGTCAACCAGGTCGGCCAGCACACGGTCAGTTACCGGGCCACCGACAAGGCCGGCAACACCTCGGCCGCGCAGTCGGTGTCGTTCACCGTGGTCGACCCGCCGGCCCCGGACACCACCCCGCCCACCGCCACCGCCACGCTCTCCGGCCAGCAGGACGACACCGGCGCCTACCTCGGCAGCGCCACCATCACCCTCACCGCCGCGGACGCGGGCTCGGGCGTCGACCGGATCGAGTACGCCCTCGACGGTGGCACGTACGCCCGGTACTCGGCGCCGGTCACCGTCGACCAGCCGGGCGCGCGCACGCTCAGCTATCGGGCCACCGACAAGGCCGGCAACACCTCGGGCGCCGCCTCGGTCACCTTCACCGTGGTCGCCAGCGGTCCTGCCGCCTGCCCGGTGCCAGACACCCGGCCGACGGTCTGGCTCGGCACGGTGGACAGCGGCGTACCCAACCGGGTGGTCGCGGACGCCTGCACGATCAACAACGCCATTCAGGACGAGCGGGCCTGGCCGAACCACGGCCAGTTCGTCAAGCACGTCATCGATGTCGCCGAGCACCTGCACCACCTGGGCGTGATCGACCACAAGGAGCACGGCCGCCTGGCCAGCGCCGCCGCCCGCTCGGGCGTCGGCAAGTCGGACGACAAGAGCGGCTACCAGCCGCTGCTGGACACCTCGGCGGCGTCGTTCAACCGGTGGGAGCACGTCGGGGCGGGCGGCTTCACCCGCCACGCTGACGGGTCGATCACCAGTCGCCCGGTCGCCGGCCTCGGCATGCTCTGGCTGCCCACGGCGACGTACGGGGACTTCTCGCTGAAGCTGCAGTGGCGCGACGACGCGCCCGGCGACGGTCGCGCCAACAGCGGAGTCTTCGTCCGCTTCCCGGACGTGCACGGGCACCCGGCCGAGTCCCGGCCCGAGTGGGTGGCCATCAAGTACGGCCACGAACTGCAGATCTACGACCGGCCCGACGGCGACCAGTACAAGAGCGGGTCGGCGTACGGGTTCGACCGCGTCGACCTGGCCGGCGCGCGGGTCACCCCGAAGGGCACCTGGAACGACTACGAGATCCGGGTGGTGGGGCAGCACTACTCGGTCTACCGCAACGGCGAGCTGATCAACGAGTACGTCAACACCCCGGAAGCCGCGTTCAGCCCGCCCC